The nucleotide window AGTTTTAGAAGAAACAGTGCAATTACTGCTCATGGAATAAGTGCGTTTGCTAGTTTGATTAACTTGATGAAGTTGGACTTGGAGAAATGCCCTGGGATTCATGGTGGACTTGTTCATCTACAAGGTAAACGCCTCTAAATGAAGTCATCTGGAAAGTgttattttctttgttgaaaGTGCTGGTAGAAAGTACAACCATGTCCGAAGGATTGTACTATGTATTATGTAAAGGAGAATAGTTTTCTTATGTTCTTGAACATGATGAGAAAACATTCTCAAGGGAAGCGTGCATTCTTTATTCTACAACACAGTTGGAGGTGGTGCTATTATCGTCTATACAGTTTAGTACCTCTCTATAATATACGTGAATTGTTACGGTATATGAGTCGGGCATCCGTTTGAAGTGATTATGTCATTAGCTTACACTCAACTAATGTACGTACAAAAATACTGTAAATGATATGTGGCCCAATAAATGAAACACTTGCGCAATATGACAACAATCTACTCGAGGGTGGACTTGTATGAGTACAATGATATAATGGTAGGCCAAAGGTCCTCAAACCTCTAGTATGAGATGTCTGATAGTGATTATTCACCATAATATGATCCATGATGTCTCCTGTGATGCACGTTGGAAATGAACCATGTACTAAATTATGGATAATGCTTTCATCTCAGCATGCCACCATTCTTATCACTTTGAATTCATTATTATTCTAATACATTTCATTTAAATCTTTGTACAGGCTTAACAAAACTAGAGTCTCTTAATATCAAATGGTGCAACTCTATAGACGATGCTGACATGAAACCTCTCTCAGGTAATATACATAATGGTTTTCTTCTTGTTTACAGTGAAAAGGAAATGTAGGTTTTAATCTTATACTTTTGGGGTTTGACTTCTATTGAAATGATTCTCTGATATGACTTCTTAGCTTCACCCCTGGACACAGATGACAGACTTCGATACCAATCCCTTTCCAtttccctcttctctctctcccccaaaAATGTGTTGCTTATGTCTAAAATAGTTGCATATTGTATTAAGAATttgtagaggtcgcacttggtgcgatggcaagtgccttcgcccatgagcggtaggtctcgggttcgagacttgggagcagcctctccataaatgggggtaaggctagccgacattcacctctcccagaccctacgtaaagcgggagccttgtgcactgggtacgaccttttattgtATTAAGAATTTGTGCCAATCTTGATCCGTCTTTGTCGATAATTTCTTCCCCCACAAGCTGTTCAAGTTCAGTTCCACATCTTCATTCCATCTGCAAAATGTGGAAATAGACAGAGCATAACTAAAGTACCAATTCGAAGCAACTTTGACTGGAAGTCAGTCTATTATATTTACATTTGGCAAAATCAAGTGCATCCATGCCAAATTAGATGCAGAGATCTATCTTttcacatgatttttttttaatcccagTCTTCAAGAAGAGcgcattttaaaatttaaatacatGTTTGTGTGTGCTTTGGTTTTTAATGTGAATTAAATTTCTGTTACAGCACATTGTGTGAATCACTTTTTCATTTGTATTTCAGGGCTTACAAATTTGAAATGCTTACAAATCTGCTGCAGTAAGGTTACTGATTTTGGCATTACTTACTTGAGAGGTATATGCTTTTGTATTTCATTTATCTACAACTTGCATCTTTGTGCTGCAAGGAGAATCATGTGTAATAAGTTTTTATCTATGGATCTTTTATAGTTTGAAACTATTGTGATTGTGCAGCGTACTCCTTAGGACTTATCTACTTGCACCCATTTTTTAAAACTTAATACCTTTTAGTATTTTATCGATATGGGATGCCAGTATTTTGTCTCTGTTAATAAAAAACTTATTCTAGTCTACTTAACCAGACATGAATGTTGTTAGGCGTAAGTTTATTGCTGTTCCTCCATGTAACTGTTTATATCATCTATGTCTTACAGGTCTGCACAATCTTTCTCTTTTGAACTTGGAGGGATGCCCAGTTACTGCCGCATGCTTGGACTCACTTGCAGGTTTGTATGCTGAAGTAATTAGACTTTTCTTAGCCATTCTAATATTGTTCTGGTCGTTGTATGCCATGCAATCCTTTTCTCATTGATAAGGTTGATAAATTACTATCAATTGATTGTCCACATACATCTTTGTATTAAATATGTCATTACTTCGTATTTGACAATATCTATGTGATTGTATTATGTGTGTAATCATTTCTATTATGTCTAGTGATGGTTTACTTTTTGGAAATGCTAATAGAACAAAGAATTAGTTTGGAATTAGTATGTGTCTGAATCTGAGCCTGAATAgccaaattaaatattaaactcTTTGAAAAGCTTTCTGCTTGCATATTAAAACGTTTCTTGTTCCATAAAGATAGTGTGTGATGAAAATGCACCATTATGCACAGAAAAGATTGGGAATCTGATTTTGGTTAGGTCTTGAACAATAACTGATGACTTATGGAGTAGCATAGCCGAAAGTTATACGTGTCATCTACTAAAGCTGAATGTGAAGacttttgccattttttttccACTGCCTAAGTACGTACTTTATCTTTTGTTCTAGCTTTAATTGGGCCTGATATTTATCTGGGTTGCTTGCTTACCAGCTCTTGATGGCCTGCTATATCTAAATCTGAGCAGATGTGATCTGACTGATGAAGGATGTGAGAAGTTCTCCCGTAAGTAGTTTTTAAACTGACCCCAAtgacttttttttccttttctgttgAAGTCATGGAATACAGCTCTACCTAGAGGCTGGCTGCGttctacttttattttttgttaggggAGCCCTGAGCTTAGATTGTGGCTTACCTCATACTCTGCAGGATTTGAGAACTTAAAAGTATTAAACTTGGGCTTCAATGACATCACTGATGCTTTTCTGGTGCACTTGAaaggtgggtttttttttttttttgaactctTGCATTTGTTTGCGTTCAAAACTTTGGTTTTTGGACTTTCTTTAGGCATTTACTTTTTCATCAATAGTAGAGAAAGTTTAGTAATAGAGAAAGCCCTTCTATATGAATTAGAAATATATGCTCTGATGGAACCTATACCGTGCAATTTCTTAATTCATTGAGCGAGTTGGTGGTTGGTTCTTCATTTTTATATTGACTACAATATCAGATCCCATAATTTCCCTTGTGTAATATATGCATATCTTTAAATTGTGGTTTTGGCCTTGCTGCAAGTAGGTTTGACAAATTTGGAGAGTTTGAACCTGGATTCATGTAAGATTGGTGATGAAGGGCTGGTTAACTTGACAGGTCAGTGTTACAAACATGCATGATACTTATAATTTATGCCCTTAACCTGGAATCTTTCCAGAATGTTTGTCTTGCATATTATATTTGCGGAAATGATGAGAGTTACCATACACAGTTGTATTTGTCGTCTTTTTTCCTCTGTAACTTACCTTCCGTTTGTGTTTTGTATCAAGTCTTATGGCATAAATCCATCATAAAGGAATTCATATATTTCTGGTAAACAAAGTTGCCAAAGACCCATCGTAGAGGAATTTGAGTAAAAGCTAAGGGTAAGGGCCTGGTACCCTACTTAAAAATTGATTCCAAAAACTGTGATTTTTATAAAAACTCGGGTTGAGCTCcagtttttaatttcaaaaagaTGTTTGGTAAGAAATTTTATCAgtactttttaatcttaaaagtTTTATCCACACCCTTTGTCCCTCACAGTAACCACTACATCTTCCCTTCATGTCCTCCCAGTCTCCCAGTCTCCCAGTCATCCTCAGATCATGACTTCACAgagaaaagcttcacctcctcATAATCTATCGAATCTGAAAGGGAAGCCAACTTTAATTGACTCCGGCGAGCCAGTTTCACCCAATTTTTACCCAAAATCTTCAAATTGGTACTACCATTCTCAGTAACCAAGACGTCAGGATTAGAAGCGTCGAAAACTTCATCGAATTGGATTGGGACCTGGCCGGTCTTCCGGACTTGACAGATCAGATAATGCGGGCTTGCTCGGACGTCGTCGTGTTGGAGTGATTACACCGATGGCGATGACACTGGGCAGCCATGCAAATAGCCACGTGGGACTCGGTTAAGTGACGCATGGGATCCAGAGAGATGCAGCGGCGGCGGCTAAATGAACGGAGTGGGCGTTGGTGTCAATGTCGGATGTACATTAGAGTAACCCTGGTTGAAGAGTCTATTGAAGACAAAGACATACAAAAACTCTAAACACATAAAAAGTCTCTTCTCAAGAATCAAGTATTGTTTTTTAGTTGTGGATTTGAAAATTTGCTTGCCAAACGCAACTTTAGAAAAAAGTGTTTTTGATTCTAAAAAACTGAATCCAAAATGAATACCAGACAGACCCTAAAAGTCTTTTAGTGACATTCTTCCTAGTGAATTCTAGGGTTTGCTAGTTGTTTTCTAGCGAAGGAATATCATTTGATTTTGTTATATCCTGCTGCTCAGAACCTTTTAAAGATTTATGTGAATTTCAAAAGTGATCCCACGCGTGCAGTTCTTAGAAAAATTGATGTATCTATTgtggttttctttcttttagaagcttttataaataaaattatcatTTTAATAGTGGCTGCTGAATCTACtgtcaattaaaattttcaacaatATCAATCACTGCTTTTTTATTATAACCCATTTTCATGACAGTTGGAAGGATCAGTTTTTCTTATGTGTGAAATCGTGTAATTTTTATGAGTCTTGTGGTTTTTGCTTATATTGTATCTTGGTGGCTTGACTGGCAGAGTTGTAATATTTGGGGTCGGAATCATGCTGACAATTTTAAATATGTCAATATGCTGATTTTGAGTAGCTTTATCATTCTTTAGCCATGCTTATGAAATTAAGCATAAAAATCTTCAGATGGTACCCCTTTCCTATTCCTCCATAGAATCTGATGAATGCTGGTTTACATGCTTTTAGGCCTTCAACATTTGAAAAGTTTGGAGTTATCAGATACTGTTGTTGGAAGCGGTGGGCTTCGCCATCTGTCAGGTTATACGTTTACCTTTCTCTTTTGGCTTGCAACCATAcagaatttcattaactttttgcCGCATCAACCCACTTGCTCACCCAATCAAAGACACAGGCAGAGAGTTTGTAATAGAGAGTTGTGTATTTTTAGTTGTACTTGgtttatccatttttttttaaataaatcgTCTTACATCTAGTTTGGTCATCAAGTGAACATGGTTGTACCTTTGGTAACTTAACTATGCTTTGTACTGTTAAGTTTTTGTTGGCTTATTAGTTAGTACTGTTTTGGTGTTTCCAAAAGCTTAAGatatgaagaattgaagatgtcCGACAATTAGGAATTTTTAGGTTTCAGTCTTCAGTCATAAGATTAGTAATTTAGTAGTACTGTGCGTTTTTCTAATCATCGAGGGTCCCTAGACAAAGTAACAATGAATTAACAAAAGTTCCATCCTATTACCAATGACTACTGCTGCACCATAAGTTCTctcattttattatttctcaaagtTAGGAATACCATGATTGTGAATCTATATGTCGGGGCTAGAAATGCCAATCTGGTTGTAATAGAGGCTTTTGCCTCTAAACTTTGTGGTTTATTTACCTACAATATACACACACGTCCGTTTtgcataaattttaattttgaaagcAATGAATTTATTTGTGTCCGAATAAATTTGAACTAATACTCAAATGTGATGACACAACATAATTCATTTTTTCAGTGATTGTCTAGATGCATTATCCTCACTTTATTTAAtagatatttttaaaaattcatcatcaattttcttttatatatatctccTATGAATGCCTTACAAACAGAAAAGTTTTGTAGAAAACAGATTTGTAGAATGAAAGTTTTGGTATTCTAAATTTTGAGAAAAATTTaaactgaaaaagaaaaaagttaggTCACATCTgtctttttctttggttttgagTAAGTGAatacaatttaattttatagAAACATTATGATGCCATTAATATATACAGTAAAAGAGTGCATAAGTGTTGGCCCATAGGGTAAAAGAGTGCAAAACTGTGCATGATTAATGTTCATTTTTTCCGTATATGGCCATTgagttttttcttcttaaatacGCACTTTAATCAAAGAAAGGTGTTTTCTATTGATCTTTAACCCTAGAAAGGAATGGTGTGCAAATTTGGTAATTCTATGAATAAATGGGTGGCCATCTCTGATGCCACCATACAGGAGATGAAAATACTGAAGGATCCACGTCTGTTCTTACTTCTTATTACCAAAATGGAATTTTTTATCAGCTTTaatttttgggaactttaacgaaaagcaccaggtactgttcactttaacgaaaaaccacatttttacactaaaaagtcaatcttggtactattcactttaccttttattttgtccttatcattaaaactcaaagctttcaagcccttttcattaattttcctttaattttttggttttgttattCCGTAACCTGACTATTGTTTTCTTGTAGGTTTGATTAATCTTGAAAGTATAAATCTTTCCTTCACTGCTGTTACTGACAGTGGTTTAAGAAAGCTGTCTGGTCTCTTGTCTCTCAAATCCCTTAATTTGGACACTCGCCAAATTACAGATTCTGGACTGGCAGCGCTTACAAGTAAGCATGGTTAGATGAAACTGCATTATGATATTTTGGCCTCCCGACGAAATTTTCAAGTCTTGTCCAACATTACCTGGTAAGCCATCTGATTCTATGAATACTGCATGTATTTTCCTTTTGGATGCAGGCTTGACTGGATTGACACACCTGGATCTATTTGGAGCTCGAATTACAGACTCTGGAACAACCTATCTGCGAAGTATGTTAACTACTTAACACTGTGCTGGTTCATTTACATAAATTAGATCACATGTGATGTGAGTTATTGATGATAACCGAAACACACACCAACCACTTCTTGGTGCAGTTCTGGATCTGTTGATTCAAAATTAACTTATTGTAATGTTATCAACAGTTTATATGCAAGCTGGAAAGCCTGTTGTGATGCAGGGTAGTTTAGATTTAGGTGAATCACAATAACCTGACCAAGCCTTCACATCGAGCTCACATTTAATTAAAGTTTTGCATCACTTATTCAGAATATGGCATCAGTCATGTAGATCTCGAGGTTCTTTTTATTTCAAGTATCACTTGGACTTAAAGAGTAAGACTAGATCCCAAAATACACAAAAGCCATTATTCTCACAAGCCTAAAGCCTAAAGCTAACTAGCCAATTGATGGGACCAGAGTGATGAACTTTCCATATCGTCTTGGGAACCGTGATATTGATGGTGTTACCCTTATATTCCAGGGTGACGAGTTACCGTAGTTTACTTTCTCATTGTATCTGGAAGTTGTTTCGGTCGAAGTAGCAGGCTTAACATTGCACCCTAGAGTTGGGTAACTgaccttattttattttttggaatgtTAAAATTTAGATGAGATATACTATTGAATATAATTATAGAGATAACTTAGAGTTCTATGTTGTTGGGGGGCATGATAGTTGCATATGTCAGATAAAGTATTTAACTAACATGCTAAATTCTACTGATAATACTTGCAGAACGTGGAAACAATATTGCCTGGTCTATTAAATATTAATCTTAAGAGGCTCGTGGTCATAGTGGAGAGGATTGAGTTCCGAAAACAGTTTGGAGTTTGGTTTTTTACATTGTATCTTCAATTTGCAGGCTTTAAAGATCTGAAGTCCCTAGAAATATGTGGTGGAGGACTGACGGATGTTGGAATAAAGAATATTAAAGATCTTTCATCCTTGACCCTATTGAATCTATCACAGAACTGCAACCTGACCGATAAAACCTTGGAGTTGATTTCTGGTATGCTTTCAAACTTTGGTTTATAAAATGATACATATGCTAGCTTTACCTGTTTTATGGACTATTAAATGGTGGCATGCCGGTGTTTGAGATTGGACCATTTTAGCGAGTCAAACTTTTCAAGCGCTGAGGATATAAATGTATACCCATTGTCGACAATGTTGGTTAGCATGTGGTCAAAATTCTATTTTCATTTAGTGACCGTCGTCGTCTTGAGATATAGAGTATTGATTAGCTGACTTTTCAATCTTCGTAGCTACTGGGAATGTCCTtttgttttgcaattatgaccaTGACAACTGCATGATCCCATTCTTTTTCAACCCTGACGTGCGTTGATGGCCatgagaaagggagagagggtTGGTTGGAGTGCCTTCCAAGTATTAGCAAGGCATACCTGGTTGTTTGTTTAGGGAAAATTGAGGCATGTTATAGTTTCTCTGCCTAAGTTTTAAAGTTGGCAGTACCAGAGAGCATATCAAAACGACTCTGAGAGTGCTCGTATCCGTACACCCTTGGTTCAGTATTGATTCTGTGAAGCAATGGGACACTTCAATTTTAATTATGTTGGTTAACGTCATTATTATCTTTTAATTGTCACACTTTTCTATGGGGAATGCAGGGTTGACAGGATTGATATCTTTAAATGTATCAAATTCTCGTATCACAAATTCTGGACTTAAGCATTTGAAAATGCTGAAGAATTTGAAATCTCTGACATTGGAGTCCTGCAAGGTAACAGCAAACGAAATAAGGAAGCTTCAGATGACTGACCTTCCAAACCTGGTAAACTTCCGCCCTGGAGGTAAATGAAATTCGTAACATTTAAGCTTCTGGCAGCGTGGACAGACAACTGTGTATATAAAAACACTATGGAAAGAAGACATCTGGTACTTGTGTATATGGTTGGACGTGGATGTGGTTTTCCAAATGTCTATAGAACTACGGATTCAGAAAATAATTTGCTCCGTTTTCATGTGAAGCTTTCTTCTGTCATCGAATTCTCATGGAAGATAGTGTGGATAAAGCTTTCCTCCAATGTCTATTTTGTCGAGTCCCATCCTACGTTTTTAGTGTAGAAGGCGATCATTTGTTAAGACAGACttgtttatttataaatatttatagggaactttaacgaaaagctttcggtactgtttactttaacgaaaaatcacatttttacactaaaaagtcaatcctggtatttttcattttaccttttattttgtccttgtcgttaaaactcaaagttttcaagctattttaattagttttcctatatttTTATAACCAAGGTGATATTGCGGGATGGCTGATTCGAAATTGGGATCTCggattgtaggggaatgtgttgAACCCACTGAGCTACACGCCGCTTGTACATTCATTTTATAATCCTTTACATTGTAACCATGATTTTGGATAGGAtaatgctatccacacatctatttttatttctcacgtCCCTCTCAATTTTTGGCTGTCGGATCAAATaatttgaagaagatcaattgTCACAAATTAATAAGGATGTGTGGGAGGTAAAAATGGCTGTGTGACGATGGATTAGGCGAGCTGAATTATACGAGTTCATCGAATATTTGTAGTCCTACTCTTCCTGAAATGCGGGTTGAAAGAACCGTACTCCTCGGAATTTAGCCATCGGACTGCTTGCCTAGCCTTAATTGGGTATTCCTCGCTACACGTTTCATTGTTTTAAGTCACCTTTCTCGACAATTTATTCCTTCTGGTAAAATAGACAGATACGATCGTGGTTGGTAAAATAAATGAGGCATAAtatttatgtggttcggcaagTATGCCTACGTCCTTGAGGTTGCAGCAGTATTTtgtctctctatttctctcctACGTACTTACTGCTCGACTCTCTGGTGCTTAGAAGCAACTGGCGTGGTATGGCATGTTACTATTGGAACAAGTCCAAGCAACTCTTAGAGATTTTGCAGTTTTATGACTTGCTGGAGAATCTTGGTCAACCCTAATTTGCTCGTCGGTGTTTTCTTGCGATCCAAGTACTTTCCTAACTCGAATCTTTTTCAGGTCAAGCTTGGCGATGTTCCATGTCGTTTACCTGACGGAATTTGCTTTGGGGATGCTTGCCGGATGGCGTACTGTGAAGTACAGATTACAGCTCTGGAGAAGCATACAGCTACCATTGGCTTTTGATAGCTAGAGCTCTTTGGCAACTAGAAATGCAAGTTTGTGAGGAGCTGCTGCTGGTGCTCTAATGGTTCTCCAAGAGCTCAACTTCAGGCCGAGCTTCGGCAGAGATACGCCAGTTTCATTACCTTGTAATAGGTTTTTCTTCGAATCAAGGCCGAACCCATAAACATAATAACAGGGCGAGTTTTGTGGCGCGCGAGGTTTTGCGAGTGTGATGAACTTTTGAACTGATGGGTTCCATAGAAAGAATGTGTTGGTTTCTGTAAGGTAATCATCTGAGAAGAGAAGTAATCCGTTGCACGAGCCCACAATTCGGAAACACTCGTTGAAGCTCTGAACTGGAAGGAGACATACTCAAAATGCAGAGAACAGCACTCGACTGTGGGGGTCCTTGGTGACAATCTTATCGTTGTTGTCCCGTTGGCGCCATATTTCCTCGGGCTACACTATTTCTTGTTGCCTGCACCCCCATCAGTTTCATCGGTGCTGCGGCTCTGAGCT belongs to Malus sylvestris chromosome 17, drMalSylv7.2, whole genome shotgun sequence and includes:
- the LOC126611623 gene encoding uncharacterized protein LOC126611623 isoform X1, which codes for MGGACSRKRDHQDDVDDFQRGFSRRYSKSGSSKWLATSFTRPVTDIQPDTRNGPSLMDMCIRKICKDINKFNTFSMLPRDISQQIINELVYSGCLTDVSFEGFRDCALQDLYLGECPGVNDSWMDVISSQGSSLLSLDLSGSDVTDNGLIYLQDCKSLQALNFNDCDHISDHGLEHISGLSSLTNLSFRRNSAITAHGISAFASLINLMKLDLEKCPGIHGGLVHLQGLTKLESLNIKWCNSIDDADMKPLSGLTNLKCLQICCSKVTDFGITYLRGLHNLSLLNLEGCPVTAACLDSLAALDGLLYLNLSRCDLTDEGCEKFSRFENLKVLNLGFNDITDAFLVHLKGLTNLESLNLDSCKIGDEGLVNLTGLQHLKSLELSDTVVGSGGLRHLSGLINLESINLSFTAVTDSGLRKLSGLLSLKSLNLDTRQITDSGLAALTSKHGLTGLTHLDLFGARITDSGTTYLRSFKDLKSLEICGGGLTDVGIKNIKDLSSLTLLNLSQNCNLTDKTLELISGLTGLISLNVSNSRITNSGLKHLKMLKNLKSLTLESCKVTANEIRKLQMTDLPNLVNFRPGGK
- the LOC126611623 gene encoding uncharacterized protein LOC126611623 isoform X2 translates to MGGACSRKRDHQDDVDDFQRGFSRRYSKSGSSKWLATSFTRPVTDIQPDTRNGPSLMDMCIRKICKDINKFNTFSMLPRDISQQIINELVYSGCLTDVSFEGFRDCALQDLYLGECPGVNDSWMDVISSQGSSLLSLDLSGSDVTDNGLIYLQDCKSLQALNFNDCDHISDHGLEHISGLSSLTNLSFRRNSAITAHGISAFASLINLMKLDLEKCPGIHGGLVHLQGLTKLESLNIKWCNSIDDADMKPLSGLTNLKCLQICCSKVTDFGITYLRGLHNLSLLNLEGCPVTAACLDSLAALDGLLYLNLSRCDLTDEGCEKFSRFENLKVLNLGFNDITDAFLVHLKGLTNLESLNLDSCKIGDEGLVNLTGLQHLKSLELSDTVVGSGGLRHLSGLINLESINLSFTAVTDSGLRKLSGLLSLKSLNLDTRQITDSGLAALTSLTGLTHLDLFGARITDSGTTYLRSFKDLKSLEICGGGLTDVGIKNIKDLSSLTLLNLSQNCNLTDKTLELISGLTGLISLNVSNSRITNSGLKHLKMLKNLKSLTLESCKVTANEIRKLQMTDLPNLVNFRPGGK